The following is a genomic window from Vitis vinifera cultivar Pinot Noir 40024 chromosome 6, ASM3070453v1.
TTGACCGCGTGGTCTCCACTGCTCGGGAATGTGCCTATATTCGAATTGACATAGAAATTTTATTGAGAAAATTGGTATGCAACCATCTAATTGTCATTAATGAAACATTTTGGCAATTGCACACCTCACGCTGTTGTTGTGCATAAGCAGTTAGCTTCTCCTCTTGATTGTAAAGACTACTTTGAAGGTCATTAAGCAATGCATCAGCTTCTAAAGCAATCCCTTTGAAGAGCTGATTTATGATGCAAATGAAAGGTCAAAtacacaataaataaataaataaaacatacaaacagaacaaaaaaagaggaaaatttaGAAGACTTATTTTAGTGTTCTGAGAGATTCCTCCTGTCTATGGTCTAACCAAATAAATATGTACTGCACTTACATCCTCAAGGGCGGTTGAATGCTTAGCCACTTCTGAATTCAGGTGTCCAAAAGTTGAATGAGAATTTCCATCAAGCTCCCCAGTAATATCATCCAATGCTTTGATACCAGAACCATACATGGTTTTCAACTTTGCTAGGCGACCTCTAAGTTCCTCAGTGGCCTTCAAAAGCATACCAGAAGTTAAAAATggtataatttgaaatttattagtctccaaaaaaggcacaaaaCCATCTTGTTTAAATCTCACCTCAGCCTTTGTGGACACAAAGGACTGCATATCTTCCTCCATATCTTTCAGTTGCTGCTCTTGTTGTGTAGTAGAAGCAGCCACTGTCTTATGCAATGCTTCAAGCTGTTGAGTTAATTGGGATTGGAACTTCtggataataattctatttcCATCCTCTATTTTATCCTTGCGCTCTGAAAACCAATGATGATACCAAGAAAACATCAATTATTTGGTGCAATATGATACTAAATATTGTTAGTTTCCATGACAAGGATACCAACCAATTTTGGCAAATAAGCTGGATACATCTGATGCAGCATTCTCTAGCTCTGCTCGAAGCTCAAATGCACGCTCAACAAGTgctttctctaaaaaaaaaatcaacaaaaaaatcatCAGAAATTAATCTAAACTGAGAAGCACAAATTTCAAAGTATGTAAATCAAATAGAGACATGCTACAGTGAAGAATTTATGATTGCTCATAGAccaggtgaaaaaaaaaaaaagctcaccAGATTTGAGGAGATTAGAGATCAGATACTCCTTTTCTTTAATTGTTGCATTTGCCTGTCTGTGTCTTTCTTCGAGATCAAACAATGTATGTTCAGTCTCCTCGAGCTTTTTCTGAGGTACAATAAGATGCTCGGTTATTGCATAACATAGAATCAGAAAAATGAGGTGCATGGTTCAATGGTTCAAAGAAAAAAGGTGCATCCATTTCAATGGAAGTAAGGTGCGAGACCTCAGTTTTTTCAAGTTTATCGCTTAATTCTCCGGTCAAAAGTTGTTGAGAGTTGTAAAGTTCCTGAAGCTCCACCAGTTGCTGATTACAAGCCCAAATATAATGATTAGTCAAAGCTCTTTATGGAAACCTGGAAAGAACTTTCAATATTGATTGAACGCACCTTATCCTTGGAGTCTGATAGAAGTTCCATGCGCTCTATTTTCTCAGCCATTGCCTAGGGTATGGGAAAGAGAGATGGgaagaattattgaaaatttcaatCTAATGTGCAAATGAAGGAAAGTTATTCATCATCCAATCACATTTGTAAGAGTTGAACCTTTTTCTCTGCTTCTTCATTAAGATAACGATCTCGAGGTATATAGATACCATTCTTCTCTCTTGCAGCATAGACCTCTGATTAAAGATAAAAACATCAAGATGTTGCATAATTTACTCTTTACCACTCAATTgtctaataataataactatatGATTCATCTATCTGACCATGCAtaagattatatataaaaagcaTTAACAACCTTGCTTAAGCCGATCAATTTCAGAATACAAATCTTTTATTAGGGCAGATTTCATCATCTTCTGATTAACCTGAAACAGAAACAAAGTTAAACTATTACAGCATTTTCAAACTGACTCCAACTTCAAAATCTGAGGAAAGAAATAGCAACCAAGGCCCCTAGTACACATGACTAAACTACTGACCTCTGGCTTGTTCTTGATATTTTTGGCACGGTGTGCATAATCCAGAGTGCTGAGCGTCTCTTCCAAGCAGTGAATGGAGGGCGATATTGTGGCAATTATGcatgtttttgttttccctccCAAGGAATCCCTCAATAACCTTGTTAATTTGCTATCCCTGATATTTCAGGCAATCTTTTTAATTACCTCACCTCAATTTCTAAGTTCAAAATCAAACCTCATATGCCAATAATAATTTACTGAACTAATTATGCAGTTCATACCTATATGGAACATGACCAGAGTGCTCAACCAGCGCATTAATAACACGCCCAAGAGTAAGCAAGCTTTTATTTATCTCCCCAGCTTCCCTTGCTCTGCCCTGAAAGCATTGAATTTTTGCAGTCAAACTTTTATGTGAAGATAAATGAACTTTTCATTGCCTAACACACAACTTCATATTATGCATATGCTTTTGTTGTTGCTTGATTGCATCAGCATATCGTGACAGTACACAGTAAAGGCATCAGTATATTGTGTTAATATATTGCAAAGGTATAGACTTGCTAGCCGTCCATGCATCAGTACATGTACCAGAGTAGAATGACTGCTAGCGCAAGTTATATTATACCTCTCTAGCACCAGACCGTGAAATATTCTCAGAACCAGCAAGGTCAACAAGATTAAGCTTGCCACATTTAATCATCTCCTCCCCCTCTGGAGTACACTCCTTAATGTGAATAGTGATGGAAAATATTGAGTGTGAACGACTGCTTTGCTTGTTAAGTAGAGTCTCTGCTGTCCGCCTTTTAGCAGAACCtttctctaaaattttataaatttcattagCAGTACAAACTATCTCTTCTTCCAAGCCTCTAACAAAAACACCACCTTTTCCATCTTCCATGAGAGCTATGGGTTTCTTAGTTTTGTCATCTATGAACTTTGTACACTCCTCTGGGGCCAAAAGATCTGTTATCTCCTCATTGTACAGCTCTAAAAACGTAACTTTCATGCTATACTCGGCATTTTGAGCTTCTAGTATATCAAAAATTTGCCGAACAGCTCTCGGTATAACACCCGCATCATTTGGAAATTCACCATTCTACAAAAAGCATCAAATGGAAATTAAACCAATGGGAAGCATTAAAAGTACACATAGTTGATATatgtaatgaaaattaaaccTTTTTCCTTGCGCCTCCTTCCATTGTATATGTTTTGCCTGTCCCTGTCTGACCATAGGCAAATATTGTGCAATTATAGCCCTCAAGAACTTCATTTACTATTGGAGACACAGCTTGATCATACAAGTCCTTTTGTTGGGATGTTGGACCAAAGACCTACACAGAATTATTCAACATTGTTGTCATCACGAGGATAGATAATTCAAttagaataattttatgttATCCATAAAGTTCCAGTTCACTCAAAGATATCAGTAGAGCTTGGATTCTGTTTGGTTACTAAGCAAGTGTaggctagaaagaaaattttaaattttgagtcAGCTCCATTTTTCGTTTGGGTTCCAAACTCAGTCTAAGTCAACCCTTTGGCTTAATCAAAAGCagttcttaattttattttcttttacaacaaatcaatcaaatacCCAAGATTCAGCCAcgtcattttcttttcttcttgc
Proteins encoded in this region:
- the LOC100255345 gene encoding kinesin-like protein KIN-5D; amino-acid sequence: METSQLQRRGGLVSLSPSQTPRSSDKSARDLRSGDSNLSNKHDKDKGVNVQVLLRCRPLSEDELRVNTPVVISCHENRREVCAVQNIANKQIDRTFMFDKVFGPTSQQKDLYDQAVSPIVNEVLEGYNCTIFAYGQTGTGKTYTMEGGARKKNGEFPNDAGVIPRAVRQIFDILEAQNAEYSMKVTFLELYNEEITDLLAPEECTKFIDDKTKKPIALMEDGKGGVFVRGLEEEIVCTANEIYKILEKGSAKRRTAETLLNKQSSRSHSIFSITIHIKECTPEGEEMIKCGKLNLVDLAGSENISRSGAREGRAREAGEINKSLLTLGRVINALVEHSGHVPYRDSKLTRLLRDSLGGKTKTCIIATISPSIHCLEETLSTLDYAHRAKNIKNKPEVNQKMMKSALIKDLYSEIDRLKQEVYAAREKNGIYIPRDRYLNEEAEKKAMAEKIERMELLSDSKDKQLVELQELYNSQQLLTGELSDKLEKTEKKLEETEHTLFDLEERHRQANATIKEKEYLISNLLKSEKALVERAFELRAELENAASDVSSLFAKIERKDKIEDGNRIIIQKFQSQLTQQLEALHKTVAASTTQQEQQLKDMEEDMQSFVSTKAEATEELRGRLAKLKTMYGSGIKALDDITGELDGNSHSTFGHLNSEVAKHSTALEDLFKGIALEADALLNDLQSSLYNQEEKLTAYAQQQREAHSRAVETTRSISKITVNFFKTLDGHASKLTEIVEEAQTVNDQKLSELEKKFEECAANEERQLLEKVAELLASSNARKKNLVQMAVHGLRESAASRTSKLQQEMATMQESTSSVKAEWTVYMDKTETHYLEDTAAVENQKKDLGEVLQDCLEKAKMGTQQWRNAQESLLSLENRNVASVESIVRGGMEANQNLRTRFSSAVSSALEDVDVANKNLLSSIDHSLQLDHEACGNLDSMIVPCCGDLRELNSGHYHKIVEITENAGKCLLDEYVLDEQSCSTPRKRSFNLPSMASIEELRTPAFDELLKSFWESKSAKQANGDVKHIVGAYEGAQSFRDSRVPLTAIN